GCTCGATGCGTATGATGCGGGGCCATTGGCGCCGCCGGTTCGTGCGACGATGCCCGATGCGCAGGCTGAACCGATCGCCTATCTCCGCGAAGCGATCGGCCAGCGTCGCACGATCCTGATTTCAGGCGGCACCAGCACCGGGAAGACGACCTTCCTCAATGCAATGCTGGGCGAAATCCCGCAGGACCAGCGCGTAGTGCTGGTCGAAGATACGCCCGAATTGCGCCTGCCCGGAGAGAATGGCGTCGGACTGGTCGCCGTCAAAGGCGAGTTGGGGGAGGCGAAGGTCACCGCCAATGAATTGTTGCAAGCGGCATTGCGGCTGCGCCCGGACCGGATTGTGCTGGGCGAATTGCGGGGCGAGGAAAGCGTCAGTTTCCTGCGGGCAATCAACACCGGGCATCCGGGCAGTTTCTCCACCATTCATGCCAATTCACTGCGCGGCGCATTGGAACAATTGAGCCTGATGGTCATGCAAACCGGCATCGGGCTAAGCCGCAGCGATACGATTTCCTATGCCGCGAGCGTGATCGACGTAATCGTCCAGCTGGGACGCAATGAAGAGGGCAAGCGCGGCATCATCGAGATTGCCGACGCTAGCCAATTGGCCGGGTAGGCACGGCCTCGACGGCGCGGGCGCCAATTCGGTAGCTTTTGATCCCTGTTCGGCCTTATAGTTCGCACCACAGCCGCAGCGAAGCAGGACAGTATGGGCAGCCAGCCACTCACACAGGACAACGAACCCGATGCCCCCCAGGCACCGGGCGAGCGTTATTTCAACCGTGAACTAAGCTGGCTGGCGTTCAATGACCGCGTATTGGCCGAAGCTTGCAATGACAGCTACCCGCTATTGGAACGGCTGCGGTTCCTGTCCATTTCCGGCAGCAATCTCGACGAGTTCCTGATGATCCGCGTGGCGGGGCTGGTGGGCCAGGTCCAACGCGGCATCGATACGCCGTCCGACGATGGTCGCTCGCCCAAAGAGCAGTTGGCGGCGATTGTCGAACGTCTCGAGGATATTACAAGTCGCCAGCAGTCGACCTGGCGTGAACTGCGCCGCGAACTGGCGGAAGCGGGTATTCACGTTGCGGCGGAAGAGCGCATCAATGCCGAGGCATATCAATGGCTCAAGCAGCATTTCTACGACGAGATCATGCCGCTGCTGACACCGCAAGCGCTTGATCCGGCCCATCCGTTTCCGTTTGTGACCAATGAAGGGTTCGGCCTGTTGTTCACTGTCCGGCGCGGGGAGGAAGAGCTGGTCGAGATGGTCCTGATCCCGCCCGCATTGCCGCGCTTCTTGCGGGTCCCCGGGGAGGAGGCGCTCTATATCTCGATAGAAAGCCTCGTCACCCGCTTTGCCCAGCATATGTTCCCCGGCTTCGAAATCATTGGCGACGGCACTTTCCGTGTCTTGCGCGACAGCGATATCGAGATTGAGGAAGAGGCAGAAGATCTGGTCCGCACCTTCCGCACGGCGATCCAGAGGCGTCGCCGGGGACAGGTCATTCAGTTGGAAATCGAGGAGGATTTCGACCCGACTGCCGAGGCATTGCTGCGCGAGAAACTCGATACTCCCGGCGCCACGATCGTCAAGACCGACGGGATGCTGGGCATGGAAGGCCTGGCGGACATTGTTGACGAAGACCGGCCCGACCTGAAATTCGACAGCTATTCCCCGCGTTATCCTGAGCGGGTGATGGAGCATGATGGCGATATCTTCGCGGCCATTCGTGAGAAAGACATCGTCATCCACCACCCGTATGAAAGCTTCGACGTGGTGGTCGATTTCGTCCGCCGGGCCGCTGCCGATCCCGATGTGGTGGCCATCAAACAAACCCTCTATCGTGCCGGTAGCCAGTCTGCGGTCGTCGATGCGCTGGTGACGGCGGCAGAGAACGGCAAATCGGTCACCGCAGTGGTCGAACTCAAGGCACGTTTCGATGAAGAGCAGAACCTGTTCTGGGCCAACAAACTGGAACGGGCCGGGGTCCAGGTCATCTATGGCTTTGTCGACTGGAAAACCCACGCCAAGGTTTCGATGGTTGTCCGCCGCGAAGAGACCGGTTTTCGCACCTACTGCCATTTCGGGACCGGCAATTACCACCCCACCACGGCGAAGGTTTATACCGATCTGAGCTATTTCACGGCCGATCCCCGGTTCGGGCGCGATGCCGGCAAGCTGTTCAATTTCGTGACGGGTTATGTCGAACCGCGCGAAACCGAGATGCTGGGCATCTCGCCGATCAACCTGCGCGAAACGCTCTATGCGGCGATCAACAACGAAGTGGTCAATGCCCATTCCGGCAAGCCTGCGGCGATCTGGATGAAAATGAACCAGATCACGGATACAGGCATCATTGATCGCCTCTACGAAGCAAGTCGCGCGGGCGTCGAGATCCAGCTGGTGGTACGCGGCATTTGCAATCTGCGCCCTGGCGTGCCCGGCATGTCTGACAATATCCGGGTCAAATCGATCATTGGCCGGTTCCTCGAACACAGCCGTATCTATGCCTTTGCCAATGGCGAACCGCTGCCGGGGCCGAACTCGACAGTCTATGTTTCGTCCGCCGATCTGATGGGACGCAATCTGGACCGGCGGGTCGAGCATTTGGTGCCGATTGCCAACCAGACCGTGCATGACCAGGTTTTGCAGCAGGTGCTGCTCGCCAACTTGCTCGATACCGAGCAGAGTTGGGAATTGCAGCCCGACGGCTCTTATGGCCGGGTCGATCCGGGTGAGAAGCCCTTCAATTGCCATCGCTACTTCATGACCAATCCCTCGTTGTCCGGGCGGGGCGGGGCTCTTGAAACCGGCGCGGTGCCGCATCTCGCCCTGCGCAAGGGTGCGATCTGAATGGCGTTGAACGGGCGCCGCGCCGACCGTGAGGGGCTATTTTCCGGCAACACGCCGCGCCATGCGATTATCGATATCGGATCGAATACGGTGCGGCTGGTGGTCTATGGCGGTTCGCCCCGCGCGCCGACCGTGTTGCTGAACGAGAAGGTCGCAGCCCGGCTCGGGCGCGACATCACCGCGACTGGCAAGCTTGCAGATGAAGCAGTCGAGTTGGCGATGCGGGGCCTCGAGCGATACGCTCTGTTGCTCCGCGACCTGGAGATCGACCAAATCGACGTTGTCGCCACCGCCGCCGTGCGCGAAGCGTCCAACGGCAAGCCGTTCATCAAGGCGTTGCGCGATCTTGGTTTCGCGCCGCGCGTGTTGTCGGGCGAGGAGGAAGCCGCGGCCAGCGCTTGGGGTGTGCTCGGGGCATTCCCCGACAGTGGCGGCCTGGTCGCAGACTTGGGCGGGGGAAGTCTTGAACTGGTCCGGCTGGATGATCGCAAGCCGGGCAAAGCTGTCAGCCTGCCGATCGGAACCCTGCGCCTGCCCGAACTGGGCGGCGGTGATCAGGATGCGCTGCGCAAAGCGATAACGGGCAAAATGAAGGATGCGAAGGTCGCCAAGCCCGTGGATGGCGATCTCTATCTGGTCGGTGGCACGTGGCGGGCCATGGCCGTCTATGCGATGGAGCAGCGCGATTATCCGCTGACGGACCCGCACGGGCTAAGCCTGCCAGCCGATGAAGCGATGGAGTTTGCCCGCCATGTGGCAGGCTCGGCATCGGAAGACTTGCGGACATCGCCGCGCATATCGACCATGCGCTCTGCCAGTATGCCGGATGCGGCCGTGCTGCTGCAGGTGCTGATCAAGAAGCTGAAACCGGAACGGGTGGTGGTTTCGTCATGGGGATTGCGCGAGGGCATCCTGTTCGATGCGCTGGAGCCTCATGCGCAAGCCCAAGATCCACTCATAGCCGGAGTATCCGCTTTTTCAGCGTCGCGTGGTGCAGCCCCGACCATGGCCACGCGAATTGCCAGCTGGACGGTCGATGCCGTGCCCGCGAGCGGTCGCAAGTCCGAGCGGCTGCGTCTGGCGGCAACCATGCTGTCGCTTTCGGCGATGCAGATCGAGCCCAATCTGAGAATGCGGGTCGGGATCGAGTGGGCGTTGCACAAGCGGTGGATCGCGATCGACCCGGAAGGCCGGGCGATGATAGCTGCTGCTATCTGTGCCAACGGCAACAATTGCACTCTGCCTGACGAACTCTACCAACTTGCCGATAAAAAGGCGCTGGATCAGGCTATTGGCTGGGGGCTGGCGATCCGGCTGTGCCGCCGTATCGGGGCCCGTTCACGCCAGTCGCTGCGCAAGTCGCACTTGGCGGTCGAGGGCGGCAAATTGCTGCTCTCACTCGAACAAAGCCATGCTGCGCTGTTCGGCATCCCCAACGAGAAGGATCTGAACCTTCTGGCCGCCTGGATGAATCTCCAGCCGGAAGTCGTGATTGTCGAGAATGGCGCAAAGTTTACCAGCCAAGGTGGGGACAACGCGCCACAGAATGCTGGAAACTAGCTGAATCTAAAGGATTTCTGGCTTTCTACGTAACACTATTGCCACGCATACGTATTCCGGTTTAGCTTCCTTACCAAGATACCGCGCAAAGACGGTACTTGGGAGAGGAGAAAATCTATGAGAATCAGGGCTTCCCTGATGGCCGGCATCTGTGCCGGTGCGATCGCAGTACCCGCTTACGCTCAAGATGCTGACACCGACGAGCCGACGCTCGGGGAAACCAGCGGCCCTGTCATCGTTGTGACCGCACAGCGGCAGGCGCAAAGCCTGCAAGAGGTCCCGATCGCGGTCAGCGCGTTCAGTGCCGAAACGCTCGAAGCGCAACAGATCGAAAATGCGAGCGATCTTCAGCTGACGCTGCCGAATGTCTCTTTCACCAAGTCAAATTTCACCGCGTCCAGCTTTACGATCCGCGGGATCGGTGATTTGTGCGTGGGCGTATCGTGCGACAGCGCGACCGCGATCCACCTCAATTCCGCGCCATTGTTTGGCACCCGCCTGTTCGAAACCGAGTATTTCGATCTTGAACAGATCGAAGTTCTGCGTGGCCCACAGGGAACCCTGTTCGGGCGTAACGCAACCTCGGGTGTGGTCAATGTGATCACCGCCAAGCCGGACCTTTCCGGTTTCGGTGCCCGCGCCGAGTTTGAATATGGCAACTTCAACAGCATCAAGGCCAAGGGCATGGTCAATGTGCCGGTGGGCGATTCCATCGGTGTGCGCGTGGCCGGCTTCTACCTGAAGCGTGATGGTTACACGACCAACCTGTTCAATGGCGACGATATCGATGGCCGCGACATGTACGCCATTCGCGGTTCGCTCCGTTTCGAGCCGGGCCCTGATACGACCATCGATTTGATGGGCTATTACTTCCGCGAGAATGATGATCGTCTGCGGATCCAGAAACAGCAGTGTCAGCGCGACCCGACCGGTGTGCTTGGCTGCCTCAACAACCGTCGCGATTTCGACAAGACGAATTCCAATTCGACCTTCACGGGTACCTTGGGTTCGAACGAATTCCTCGCGATTAACGGCATTCCGTCGGCCTTGGGCCTCAACAGCCTTTATGGCCCGGACGCTTATGCCAATTTCAACGAGCCGAATGATGTTCGCACGGTGAACACGCAGTTCACGCCGGAATATTTCTCCGACGAATTGCAGCTGCAAGCGCATATCGAACATGATTTCGGCGGCATCAGCATCGGTGTGACGGGGACCTATCAGGAAACCTCGGTCGACTCGCGCCAGGACTATAACCTTGGTGTGGGCCAGATCCCGAACGCAGCTGTGGCCTTCGGGACGCTCAACGCCTTCGCTGCTGGCGCGGCAGGGCCGGGCACAGGCGTATATTTCACACCGATCACCGATGCTCTGTTCAGCGGAGGTGACCTGTGCGTTTCCGATACGCGGCTCGACAATCGCGGCGCCTTCGAAGGTTTTCGCGTCTGTACGCCGGATGGAACCCAGTTTGACCGTTCGAACCAGGAGAATGAATCGTTCTCGGTGGAAGCGATCATCAGTTCCGACTTTGACGGCCCGTTCAACTTCCTGTTGGGCGGTGTCTACGCCGAATCGAAAGTGCTCGAGAACAGCTACTACGTGAATGCATTTGCGATCGACTATATCGCCGGTGTGCTCGGGTCATTTACCTCGCTCGGTGGAGGGCTTCCTCCAAGCTATCTGGCGACATCGTTCTTCCGCAACAATACCCAGAGCTTCGAACTCGAA
This is a stretch of genomic DNA from Parerythrobacter jejuensis. It encodes these proteins:
- the virB11 gene encoding P-type DNA transfer ATPase VirB11 → MAADVHPLNQQDDAQERSVYLDAYLAPFRQWLDRDTVTEILVNRPGEVWIEDAASPGMQRIETPEIDDRLVQRLAEQVARVSHQGINREHPLLGATLPDGARIQFCGPPASRKHWVMAIRRHRQLDLPLDAYDAGPLAPPVRATMPDAQAEPIAYLREAIGQRRTILISGGTSTGKTTFLNAMLGEIPQDQRVVLVEDTPELRLPGENGVGLVAVKGELGEAKVTANELLQAALRLRPDRIVLGELRGEESVSFLRAINTGHPGSFSTIHANSLRGALEQLSLMVMQTGIGLSRSDTISYAASVIDVIVQLGRNEEGKRGIIEIADASQLAG
- a CDS encoding RNA degradosome polyphosphate kinase, yielding MGSQPLTQDNEPDAPQAPGERYFNRELSWLAFNDRVLAEACNDSYPLLERLRFLSISGSNLDEFLMIRVAGLVGQVQRGIDTPSDDGRSPKEQLAAIVERLEDITSRQQSTWRELRRELAEAGIHVAAEERINAEAYQWLKQHFYDEIMPLLTPQALDPAHPFPFVTNEGFGLLFTVRRGEEELVEMVLIPPALPRFLRVPGEEALYISIESLVTRFAQHMFPGFEIIGDGTFRVLRDSDIEIEEEAEDLVRTFRTAIQRRRRGQVIQLEIEEDFDPTAEALLREKLDTPGATIVKTDGMLGMEGLADIVDEDRPDLKFDSYSPRYPERVMEHDGDIFAAIREKDIVIHHPYESFDVVVDFVRRAAADPDVVAIKQTLYRAGSQSAVVDALVTAAENGKSVTAVVELKARFDEEQNLFWANKLERAGVQVIYGFVDWKTHAKVSMVVRREETGFRTYCHFGTGNYHPTTAKVYTDLSYFTADPRFGRDAGKLFNFVTGYVEPRETEMLGISPINLRETLYAAINNEVVNAHSGKPAAIWMKMNQITDTGIIDRLYEASRAGVEIQLVVRGICNLRPGVPGMSDNIRVKSIIGRFLEHSRIYAFANGEPLPGPNSTVYVSSADLMGRNLDRRVEHLVPIANQTVHDQVLQQVLLANLLDTEQSWELQPDGSYGRVDPGEKPFNCHRYFMTNPSLSGRGGALETGAVPHLALRKGAI
- a CDS encoding Ppx/GppA family phosphatase, which gives rise to MALNGRRADREGLFSGNTPRHAIIDIGSNTVRLVVYGGSPRAPTVLLNEKVAARLGRDITATGKLADEAVELAMRGLERYALLLRDLEIDQIDVVATAAVREASNGKPFIKALRDLGFAPRVLSGEEEAAASAWGVLGAFPDSGGLVADLGGGSLELVRLDDRKPGKAVSLPIGTLRLPELGGGDQDALRKAITGKMKDAKVAKPVDGDLYLVGGTWRAMAVYAMEQRDYPLTDPHGLSLPADEAMEFARHVAGSASEDLRTSPRISTMRSASMPDAAVLLQVLIKKLKPERVVVSSWGLREGILFDALEPHAQAQDPLIAGVSAFSASRGAAPTMATRIASWTVDAVPASGRKSERLRLAATMLSLSAMQIEPNLRMRVGIEWALHKRWIAIDPEGRAMIAAAICANGNNCTLPDELYQLADKKALDQAIGWGLAIRLCRRIGARSRQSLRKSHLAVEGGKLLLSLEQSHAALFGIPNEKDLNLLAAWMNLQPEVVIVENGAKFTSQGGDNAPQNAGN
- a CDS encoding TonB-dependent receptor encodes the protein MRIRASLMAGICAGAIAVPAYAQDADTDEPTLGETSGPVIVVTAQRQAQSLQEVPIAVSAFSAETLEAQQIENASDLQLTLPNVSFTKSNFTASSFTIRGIGDLCVGVSCDSATAIHLNSAPLFGTRLFETEYFDLEQIEVLRGPQGTLFGRNATSGVVNVITAKPDLSGFGARAEFEYGNFNSIKAKGMVNVPVGDSIGVRVAGFYLKRDGYTTNLFNGDDIDGRDMYAIRGSLRFEPGPDTTIDLMGYYFRENDDRLRIQKQQCQRDPTGVLGCLNNRRDFDKTNSNSTFTGTLGSNEFLAINGIPSALGLNSLYGPDAYANFNEPNDVRTVNTQFTPEYFSDELQLQAHIEHDFGGISIGVTGTYQETSVDSRQDYNLGVGQIPNAAVAFGTLNAFAAGAAGPGTGVYFTPITDALFSGGDLCVSDTRLDNRGAFEGFRVCTPDGTQFDRSNQENESFSVEAIISSDFDGPFNFLLGGVYAESKVLENSYYVNAFAIDYIAGVLGSFTSLGGGLPPSYLATSFFRNNTQSFELESYGIFAEAYVDITDRLSLTAGIRYNDDSKAITARSTLASFLNPYSNDGDPFASPFAGTFDADPGTAGNQAIQARQVGFNEITGRFVLNYEISPDNLIYASYSRGYKSGGINPPLQPIFAVPDSFGPESIDAFEIGSKNTFANGALQLNLTAFYYKYADLQLSRIIARTSVNDTIDAKVWGLELESIIRPDPAWMINMNFSYLNAEVDGDQFFSNPRDPGGGDASAVIIKDITNGALCAVTGGGANAFVNAINPGLGLQGTAPFPADGNIASNGAFSICSVLDAQATAIGAAFGGVQVLSPGVQVNLRGNKLPQAPEMKASAGIQYTKDFDNGWSLVPRFDVAFTGEQYGNVFNGRVNRLEPFVQANAQIQLNGPDGKWFVRGFVQNLFDSDSVTGLYVTDASSGLFSNIFTLDPRRYGIAAGINF